Below is a genomic region from Rhizobium acidisoli.
GCTTCGCGCGCGCCCGCTTCGACGGCGGGGATGTAATTGCGCGGAACGGCGCCGCCCTTGATGGTTTCGCCGAAGCTGAAGCCCTGGCCGCGCTCGTTGGGGTGAATGCTCAGCTTCACATCCGCGAATTGCCCCGCACCACCGGTCTGTTTGCGATGGCGGTAATGAACCTCCGATGGTTTCGCGATCGTTTCACGGTAGATCGGGCTGGGCGTTCGGTCGGTCACGGAGATGTGAAAGACATCGGACAGCGTTCGGCAGAGATCACGCAGATGGACCGGCCCTTGGGCGCGGACGAGTTGAGCGCCGGTGCCTTCCTCCTGCAAGACTTTCAGACCGCGATCCGCCTCGGAAAGTTTCGCCAGCGTTTCGGAAAGTTTGTTTTCATCGCGCTCGCTGCCTGGAACCAGGATCCTTTCGAGCATCGGCGTGGGTGGTTCCGTCCAATCAGGCGGGGCAACCACCGCGCCGGAGGTCAACAGCGAAGGAACGGGCAGGTGGTCGGACTTGACCGCCGCGAAGACATCCCCCGGCGCGGGCAGAACCCCCGAATTGGACCGGCCGTTTGCGAGATTTTGGACGGCGCCGAGGCTGGAGCCGCCCAGTGATGCGCCTTGCCGCAGCCCCTCGCCAAGTGCGCGCACGAGCACCGTCTTGCCGACATTCTGGCGATAATAGGCATGGAAGCTCACGGCCGCCAGCTTGCCTTCCTCGACAGTTCCTGTATGAGCGAGACGCTGCCGAAGAACGCCTACCGGCGGGGCCTCGTGGCGCAGCGCCTTCATCAGCCTCATCATGCCGCTGCCGTGACTTGCAGCACCGATCAGGACCGGGATAATTCTGTTTTCCCTGAGAATGCGCGATGAGATGGCATAGAGCGCGTCGCTGGATGGCTCACGGTCCTCGATCAGTTCCTCGAGAAGCCAGTCATCAAATTCGGACAGGTGTTCCAGGAGCTCGGTGCGCGCTTCGTGCTCGCGTTCCGCAGTGTTTTCGGGGATGGCGATCAGCGCCGAAGGCTGGCCTTCCCGGTATCGCCACGCCCGTTCCGAAATCAGATCGCAACTGCCAATGATCCTGTCCCCCTCGCGGATCGGGATCTGGCGAAGCAAAAGGGTGTGGTTGGCGTAGTCTTGAAGCGCGGCGATCACGTCCCTCAACCGCCCTCTAGGTTCGTCCATCCGGTTGACGAAGAGGATGCAAGGCGTCCCCGAGGCCTCGAGGATCCTGAGATAGGGCGCGGCGAGCACAGCCTCCTCGGGTGCCGATGAAACGCACAGGATGCAGGCGTCGCTGGCAAGAAGCGCATGCTGCGCGTGCGCCAACGCTTCGTTGGGTCCTGGCGCATCCAGTGCACACCACGCCTCGTTCCCGAAGCTGAACTCCGTAAGGTTCAATCCATAAGGGGAGCCGGATTTTCGCGGCGTTCCCTCCAGGGAGGCGAGCTTTTCCACGACTGTCGATTTTCCGGTCTGCGAAGGTCCAAGCACGGTAAAGCAGCGCATCGGCATTCCTCCAACTGCCATGACACAATTTTCAGCCATCATAGGATGCCCTGAACCGGTGCAAGGCGCCAGAGGTGTTCAGTTTCACAACGCTTTGACCTGGACTGAGATTTGAGGGCCGATCTACTCAGTGGCTGAGAACGCAGTGACGAATTTGCGATATCGACGTCTACGCAGGATCGCGAAAGTTGGGTGAATCGATTGCGGAGCCGTCGCCGCTCTCGCCGGACCGTCTGCGTGTGGCAACGGACCATTTTAGGGACAGCCGCTTTATAGCAGCACAGAGTTCTCCGAGTGGGCAGAGTTCTCCCGTTCTAAGCACCAAGCCTGAATTCGCCGGTGTAATGAACTTTTATCTGCCGCTTCGATGACGAATTGCCCCACAAGTCCGTCCGAGCATCGGTATTATCTTGTGCAAGAGCTCCCAGTGATCCGACAGACGATTAACTTGATATATCGCATCGATCTGCAGCAGCTGCCGAAAAGATCGCCTCCCGCTGGCCGATCGCCGCAAGGTGCCGCGGGTCGGATTTGCCCCAGACTGGACGAAACACGCCAAGGCCGCGCCGTTCAAGCATAACGATCAGCTGCGGGACATCCTGCCTATCGGTGTGATGCACGTCCCGGGCACCGGCAGGGAAATCTCGCCGACAAGGCGAAGAAGCTCGGTATCCCTGTCTGGGAGTTCGGAACAGGGGGCGCGTGAGCGCCTCCCACTTCTAGGGTGCGCTGCAGAACCTTCAGGATCAATGTGAGGTTGGCAATCCGCTCGTTGGCGCTCTTCTCCACCGCCTCCAGCCGGGCGATCTCAGCTTCAGCGGCCTTCAGTCGACAAGCTCCAGCAGAAATTTTCGAAGCTCTCCGATGCAAGCGGCCCCTGGGGCAACCCGCCGACGCCGAGGCGGACACCGATCTGATCTCGATGCTTTCCGAAGCGCATGCGCGCCGAATGGAGGCCGGGCTCATCTGGCACAAACGCGATGCCGCCAACACTGCTCACGGTTTAGCAACTCGTGCTCAAGGTGCTGGCCCCGCCCGCAGGTTTTCTACGGGATCCGCAGATGCAGAAATCCCGCATTCCGAAGACGCTCTGAACCCTGTCGGTTCTGGGGCGTTAAGCCCAAAGCATCAAGAATCGGGAGATGAGCATGACCAAACCCAAGCTCATGGGCTTGAACCATGTCGCGCTCGAGGTCGATGATGTCGACGCGGCGTTCGAATTCTATGGCAAGGTCTTTAATTTCCAGCTCCGCGGAAGCCACCGCGATGATAGCGGCGTCCTGCAGATGGCTTTCGTGGACATGGGGGACCAGTTCCTCGCGTTGAGCCGCGGCAGAACGCAAGAGCGCCACACAAACCGTCATTTTGGCTTGGTCGTGAACGACAGATCGATCGTCATGGACCTTGCCACCGCGGCTGGCGCGACGGTTCCGGAGGGCCGGCCGTTCAATTTTCTCGACCTTTGGGGAAACCATCTCGAAATCGTCGAGTACCGCGATATCCAGTTCCAAGTCGGCCGCCGTGCTCAAGGCGCTGGGCATCGCCGCCGACAAGACCGAGACCGAGACCGAGACCGCGATGGAAGAGATGCGGAAGAAAGGAATTTGTAATGCCGAAATATCTCACGATCGGATATGGCGATCAGATCGGATATGATCGCACCGCTCCAGCACTCCGCGATGCGGCGCACGCTCACGACCAGCAACTGCGGGATCGAGGTGCGATCATGGGTATAGCCGGATCGCCGGTCCAGGTCCGAAACCACGATGGCGTAAAGGTGGAAATTTCTAAGGGTTCGTTCCTGACGGCCGCATTGCCATTGGCCGGTTTCGCATTGATTGAAGCTGAAAGCCTGGAAGAAGCCATCGAGATAGTTTCGAAGGCGCCATGCGCGGTCGCCCAGGGTGTCGTCGAAGTCTGGCCTCTGGAGCAGGCTCAATGACCAGGGCGGATGCTTTCATCGTTCTTGGCGCAACCGGCCATATCGGATCGGTAGTCGCCCGGACACTTCTTCGAGACGGGCATCAGATTGTCGCGGTCGTACACGACGAGGCGAAGGCCGCGGGTCTCAAATCCCTGGGAGCCGAGATCGCCATTGTCGATCTTGGCGACCCGCAAGCTCTGCGCGCCACACTGCGTCGCGGCCGCCGAGCATTTCTCCTGAATCCTCCAGCGCCCGTTACTACTGACACAAACGCCGGGGAAACCCGGACGGCAACCAGCATTGCCGAGGCGGTCGGCGGCGCGGGCCTGGAGAAAGTCATGGTGGAGTCCACCTACGGCGCACAGCCCGGCGACGCGATCGGCGATCTCTCGGTTCTGTGGAATTTCGAGAGAGCCGTCGGCGCCGCCGCGATTCCGGCTGCCATCAACCGCGGCGCATATTACTACACCAACCTCGACATGCTCCCCGACGAGGCTCGGCAAGGCTCGATTACGACGATGTTCCCGGCGCAGCTGAAGATACCGATGGTGGCTCCGGCCGACCTCGGTTTGGCCGCAGCAAGACGGTTGGCCAGTCCGCTCGACGACGTCGGGATAAGGTACGTCGAAGGACCGGAAGCATACTCGTTCGACGAGGTCGCGGCTGCGTTCGCCGAAATACTCGGGCATGCGGTGACCGTCCGAACGATCAAGCGGAGCGAGTGGGAAGCGAGCTTCATGAAGGCGGGCTTTTCAGAACGTGCGGCTCATGCCTACGCGCGGATGACGGAGGTATCCCTGGCCGGCTTTGACATGCCTGAAAATCCGATCCGCGGAGCGATAGACCTGCGAGATTATATCTCAACATTGGTGAAGGAGAAGTCGGCGGGATAGCACCTCTCAATTTGAGGTTTGCGCCAGAAAGGCCATGCCGCCGTCATCACAAACCATTTGGAACGGACTGTCCCATTTCTCATTTGAGCCCGATTTGGAAGGAGCAATGTAAATGCGAATCCAAGGAATCTACGCCGCGCTTGCAACGGCAAGCATCGATCTTGCGGAAAAATTCTATACCCAAATTTTCGACCGCGAACCTGATGATCGTCCGATGGATGGTTTGATCCAATGGCGCAACGTCGCAGGCGCAAATATTCAAATCTTCCATGACAAGGAGAATGCGGGCTCCGGTAGACTGACAATTGTGGTGCCGAAACTGGAAAATGCCCGAAAATCGCTCGATGAATTAGGCATGAAGCTCACAAGTGAATTGGAGGGTGACTACGGAAGGATCGCCCAGTTAACAGACCCTGACGGAAATCGCATCACTCTTGCAGAGCCTCCCTCAAGGCCCTTCAGTACATAGAGCCGGCGAAGGGCGAGCCATGTCGCAACCGCCCGACAGAAGCGGTCCGCTCCAATTCGGCGAAGAGGAAAAGGCTGGGTGCCTCTCGCGCGTCCTCACCGTCACGACAGGTGAGGCAACAGCGCATTCTGGACTTGATCTCAGACGGCTGCTGAGCTTTCAGAGGACGGCTATCCTTCGCCGCGAAGAGGGGTGTAGACGGGCTCGCCATTCGGGGAGCGAACGACATCACCGAGCACTATTGCTGCGTCGCCGGATGCGCGAAATGAGGAAGCTTCGGCTTTTCCCAATCGAAGACGGTTGAAACGCGCTGGTGGTGCTTCGAGCATTATCCCTGTTAGGAGATCAAGAGCCGGAGCAATTCGAGATGATCGCCGAACTGATCCTATGCGCCTCGCTGACGGCCGTCGACAGCGACACAGTGAAATGCGATGGGCAGAATATGCGACTGCTGGGGAAGGTGTCTCGTTAGCCAGCTTCGCGCCAGCCAGCGGGCTTTTTTCTTAGACGACAGCTGTGATCTGGGAACCTCTTCAGTCAGTTAATGGTTTTGACGACGGGCCGCACGGCTTCAGTATCTTGTACTGCTGCGCCAGCACCCCTGTTCGCAGCGTCCGTGCGGTTCACAGCCGGCCGCCCCAAGGCGGTGAAACGGCTGGTGCGCAACTGTACAGGAACCACCGCCTCGCATTGATAGTTAACTCCTCGGATCGTTAGCTAGCGTTGCCCTGCGCTATTCGCGATCTACCCCCTCCACGGGGTTCGGGGCCGCGCAGAAGGCTGGTCATCTCCTTCTCAAACCTCTTCTGCGCGGGCTCCCGGCGTGAGACATAACGGATTCGAAGCCGAACCGCGTGACCTATGCGGAACGCCAGAATAAATATTGCCACCAGCTGATGCGGAATAACGGAGTGCGAGGAAGCAAGGACCATTGCTGAACGGATCAATATCGTCCTTTGTCGGCGGCGGGAAAGTGACGGCGCCTGACCTTGCCCCGTTGAAATAATCCATTTTGAAGTAAGCTCTGGCCCATCGAGAGGACCAGAGAATGAAGCGCAACCGTTTCACAGAAGAACAGATCATCGGCATTCTGAAAGAGCACGAGGCGGGCACTCCGGTCTCGGATCTTTGCCGCAAACACTGCGTCAGCGATGCCAGCATCTATAAATGGAAGGCGAAGTTCGGCGGCATGCAAGTGTCGGAAGCCAAACGACTGAAGACGCTGGAGGACGAGAACACCAAGCTGAAGCGGCTTCTGGCGGATGCCATGCTCGACAATGCTGCTTTGAAAGACCTTTTGGGAAAGAAGTGGTGACGCCCGCAGCAAGGCGGAAAGCTGTCGCGCATCTGGTGGAACAACATCGGATGAGCGAATGGCGGGCGTGTAAAGCCATTGACTTTTGCCGAATGACGGTCCGTTACGAAACCAGGCGCAGCGACGATGATAGTCTTCGCGAGCGGATGAAGGCGCCGGCGCATGAACGCCGCCCTTCGGTTACCGACGCATCCACGTGCTGCTCAAACGCGAGGGACACCGTGTGAACCAAAAGAAGCTCTTCCGGCTGTATCGGGAGGAGAAGCTGACGGTGCGCAAGCGCGGCGGCCGCAAGCGAGCGATCGGCACGCGAGCACCGATGCTGGTCCCGATGACCGCCAATGATCGCTGGTCGTTGGACTTCGTGTCGGATCAGTTCACCGATGGACGCAGGTTCCGGGTGCTGACCGTCGTCGATGATTGCACCAGGGAGTGCCTGGCGCTCGTCGCCGATACGTCTCTTTCCGGCCTGCGGGTTGCCCGCGAGTTGGACCGGATCATCGAAGGACGAGGCAAGCCGAAGATGATCGTCAGCGACAATGGCAGTGAGTTTACCAGCAACGCGATCCTGCAATGGACGGATCGGGCCAGGGTGGAATGGCACTACATCGCACCGGGCAAACCAATCGAGAACGCCTTCATCGAAAGCTTCAATGGGCGACTGCGCGACGAGCTCCTCAATGAAACGCTCTTCTCGTCACTGACCCATACTCGATCAGCGCTTTCAAACTGGCGCAGCGATTACAACGATCACCGACCTCACTCTGGACTCGGTTGGATGACACCAGCCGAATTCGCTCAGACAATCAACCCGCGACGTGATGCGGTGCTGCGCAGCCGGAATGGCTCCGCACCGCAACCCGCCGCTACCACCCCAAAACCGCTGGAGCGAACTCAAAAATGGATAAAACTTGGGGGCAAGGTCAGTACCCCCGTCTCCCGGTCCGCCGGCGTAAAGATTACGCCGATGGGCTCGCCGATGACTTCGGCCTCGTCCCATCCGAGGATCCGGCGCACACCTTCATTCCATGTGGTCGCCCTGTGATCGAGATCGACGGAGATGATCGCATATTCGATGGCACTCTGGAGGATAGCTTCGAGAAAGCGTTCTCGGGCACGGCTGGAAGTGGAAAAAGGGGTTCATGATCATGTTATACGCCTGATCCACCACGAGCTGATGACGTTCTCAACACTATACCGGACATCACCCTATTGCCATCAAGGCCGTTCCCTCGAACGCGGTCTCAGCTCAGCTATCGGACATTCTGCAGATCATGCTGGCAAAGGTACCCTGCAGGGTGTCCGAATACCTGCGACATTCCGTGTAACGGAGGAACCATATCCTGCCGGTAGCGTTTTGCCGTGACACTCAAGATCCTGGAGGATAACATGAAAATACTGGTCATCTCTGCGGCGTCGCTGTTTCTGGCACTCGGCGGAGCGGCCGTCGCGCAGACGACGACGGTCGTCGTTCCCGGCGAGGTCAAAACCTACGTCATGAAACAGGAAACGCCATCCGTCACGTTTGACGGTGACGTCACGGTCGGTACGGCGCTTCCTGACACGGTCGAAATCCACACAATCCCCGATCAACCTGATTACGGTTATGTGGTTGTCAACAAAAAGCGCGTGCTCGTTAATCCGAAGACCCGCGCGGTAATTGAAGTCGTCCAATAGCATGAATGAATCGCGGGCCGGCTTCCATGGCCCGCGGTTCCTCCATCATTCCACCTTCCTCCTCATCACCATCTCTTCCACTCGTGGTGCAAGAGTTGAAATCAGACTTGCATCCACGCAGCCAGTGGCATCAGTTGAGGTCGAAACCGCGGCGTCTCGCTGGGGCAGTCCTGAAACGAAGGCACAACCTTATCGTCGAACTTCGCACTATTCATTCGCAGTGAATCTTCACCGATTGATATGACCGACGCGGCACGAAGGTATCGCATCACACGGAGAATGTTCTCGCGAAGAAGCCGAACCGCGAACTGCGGGTCGCTTCGCAATATCGGCAAAATGGTCACAAGCGACAAATAAGCTCGCCGAGTTTGTCGGAATTCCCAAAACGCGTATTTGCGAGTGGCGTCAGCCAGGCAAAACCTTGGCGCGATCACAGCGCGGCTCAGGGCTCGCGAAAATGCTTGATCTTATGACAGGATACGACGACGGCACGTAGAACAACGTTTCAGCCAAGCTGACCACGACGGCTCATGATCCTTGGTGGTCAATCCGGGCAATCGCGGCGAACGTCTGCGCCAAAACCTGTCACGCCGTGTCCCAGCGTTCATATGGATCGAAGAGGTGCTCCGACCCTATATGGAATAGCTTGGTAGCCCTCTGCGCCAATTGCGGTCGTATGACTACCGCAAATGATTAAATTGCGGCAGCGTCCAATAAAGACTCGAGATTGCTGGGACAGCTCAAAAGAGCCGCCATGACGGACAGCTAGTCTCTGGCGGCCCACATGAAAAACGTCTCCCGTTGGTTTCCGGATCTGACCGCATCCAGGTAACGCGGCTTCCAAACATGACCAATGAACATCTCCATCGTCGTGGGCAATTTCGGACGATCCTCGTTCTCCCCATGGAACCTTACGATGCCATTGTTCAAAGCGTCGGCGCTCAGGGTGTCGTCGTGCCATTTCTCCGCGGTTCCAAACCGCGCCAGAAATTCAGCTTCCACGTCTTTGCGGGTCGTCTCGATGTATCGGTACTCCACCGGCCTGCCGATCTCCCTGCCAATGATTACGGCCAGTTCGTTCATCGAGACATCTTGCGAGCCGACTTCGAGATAGACGCGGTGTCTGCCCCTCGGATTGGTCAGTTCCTTCGCCGCCAGCCAAGCGATGTCGTCGGTCGCCACCCAGGGCATCTTCAAATCAGGTTTGCAGAACCAGGCAATTCGACCGTATTTGGCAACCGGGCCCGTCCACGCCGACACGTCGTCCATGAACCAGCCGGCGCGCAAGTGGACCAGATCGATATTGAGGAGCTCGTTGAGTTTTTCGTCCAGATCGTTGAAGCACTCGAAATGACCCGTCTTCCCTTTCACGTCCGAACCCATGGCCGTCAGGCTTACGGCCAGTTTGACGGAGGACGTTTCGAGCGCATCGACAAAGCGCTGGGCAACGGCGGGGTAGTGTCCCGCGATGTTGTTCCAATCGGTCTTCACCATCAGGAAGGCAGCATCTGCACCCTGGAAAAATTGGTCGAGGTCTCCCGCTCCTGTGTCAAAGCTTCCAAGGTATGGCTCTGCTCCAAGCTCGACCAGTGCGTCAAGCGCTGGGCCACCTCTCGACACTGCTCTGACCTGGTGCCCGGCCTTCAGTAAGTTCCGAGTCAGCTTGGCGCCAATTCGTCCCGTGGCGCCGACGACAGAAATTCGCATGAAAGTCTCCATTCGGTTGTTGATTACCAAAGAGTAGACTATTGCGGTGCGTACGAATTTAGACATAATGCCAAATGATCTCCAAATCGGGCCAATCCGCAAAACGCCGTTCCTGCTACGACGACATTGAACCCGACCGGTGGGATCGTCCGGCCTTCGCTGTCCGTCTCGACTTCAGTGACTATGAGGCTGAAGTGCCCCAGCACCAGCACAAGGAAGGGCAGCTCATCTTGGCGCTGCACGGGGCCGTCACATGCAGAACGGAGAATGGCATCTGGATTGTCCCGCCGGACCGCGGGGTCTGGATACCCGGCGGCGTGCCCCACAGCAACCAGGTCACGTCCAACGCATGCCCGTCCTATTTGTTCGTTCAACCCGACGCTGCCAAGCTGCCTCAGGTGTGCTGCACGCTCTCTGTGTCGCCGATGCTCCGTGAGATGATCCTCCGACTGGCGGATGTACCGGTCAATTCTGCTCCAGACGACCATGTAGGCCGAATGGTGCGGGTCCTGCTGGATGAACTCGCGCAAATGCCGATACAGGGGCTGGAGTTACCCGCATCCAGCCATCCCAAAATCGCCGCGATCACCGCTGCACTGATGGCAGAGCCGAGCGACCGTCGCACCCTGGTCGATTGGGCGGCAC
It encodes:
- a CDS encoding elongation factor G, whose protein sequence is MRCFTVLGPSQTGKSTVVEKLASLEGTPRKSGSPYGLNLTEFSFGNEAWCALDAPGPNEALAHAQHALLASDACILCVSSAPEEAVLAAPYLRILEASGTPCILFVNRMDEPRGRLRDVIAALQDYANHTLLLRQIPIREGDRIIGSCDLISERAWRYREGQPSALIAIPENTAEREHEARTELLEHLSEFDDWLLEELIEDREPSSDALYAISSRILRENRIIPVLIGAASHGSGMMRLMKALRHEAPPVGVLRQRLAHTGTVEEGKLAAVSFHAYYRQNVGKTVLVRALGEGLRQGASLGGSSLGAVQNLANGRSNSGVLPAPGDVFAAVKSDHLPVPSLLTSGAVVAPPDWTEPPTPMLERILVPGSERDENKLSETLAKLSEADRGLKVLQEEGTGAQLVRAQGPVHLRDLCRTLSDVFHISVTDRTPSPIYRETIAKPSEVHYRHRKQTGGAGQFADVKLSIHPNERGQGFSFGETIKGGAVPRNYIPAVEAGAREAMEKGPLGFEVIDVGVTLLDGQHHTVDSSEHAFRTASKMGVRQALSEGSTVLMQPVFRTDFHIPSVYSGSLIQIVAALNGQVLGFDRDETAKGWDIFRALVPGSALEDLARALRSATQGIGYFSKTFDHFEELYGKEADAIVRAKEKPGTAH
- a CDS encoding VOC family protein, with protein sequence MTKPKLMGLNHVALEVDDVDAAFEFYGKVFNFQLRGSHRDDSGVLQMAFVDMGDQFLALSRGRTQERHTNRHFGLVVNDRSIVMDLATAAGATVPEGRPFNFLDLWGNHLEIVEYRDIQFQVGRRAQGAGHRRRQDRDRDRDRDGRDAEERNL
- a CDS encoding YciI family protein, which translates into the protein MPKYLTIGYGDQIGYDRTAPALRDAAHAHDQQLRDRGAIMGIAGSPVQVRNHDGVKVEISKGSFLTAALPLAGFALIEAESLEEAIEIVSKAPCAVAQGVVEVWPLEQAQ
- a CDS encoding NmrA family NAD(P)-binding protein; translated protein: MTRADAFIVLGATGHIGSVVARTLLRDGHQIVAVVHDEAKAAGLKSLGAEIAIVDLGDPQALRATLRRGRRAFLLNPPAPVTTDTNAGETRTATSIAEAVGGAGLEKVMVESTYGAQPGDAIGDLSVLWNFERAVGAAAIPAAINRGAYYYTNLDMLPDEARQGSITTMFPAQLKIPMVAPADLGLAAARRLASPLDDVGIRYVEGPEAYSFDEVAAAFAEILGHAVTVRTIKRSEWEASFMKAGFSERAAHAYARMTEVSLAGFDMPENPIRGAIDLRDYISTLVKEKSAG
- a CDS encoding VOC family protein, which produces MRIQGIYAALATASIDLAEKFYTQIFDREPDDRPMDGLIQWRNVAGANIQIFHDKENAGSGRLTIVVPKLENARKSLDELGMKLTSELEGDYGRIAQLTDPDGNRITLAEPPSRPFST
- a CDS encoding DUF1236 domain-containing protein — protein: MKILVISAASLFLALGGAAVAQTTTVVVPGEVKTYVMKQETPSVTFDGDVTVGTALPDTVEIHTIPDQPDYGYVVVNKKRVLVNPKTRAVIEVVQ
- a CDS encoding NmrA family NAD(P)-binding protein, which encodes MRISVVGATGRIGAKLTRNLLKAGHQVRAVSRGGPALDALVELGAEPYLGSFDTGAGDLDQFFQGADAAFLMVKTDWNNIAGHYPAVAQRFVDALETSSVKLAVSLTAMGSDVKGKTGHFECFNDLDEKLNELLNIDLVHLRAGWFMDDVSAWTGPVAKYGRIAWFCKPDLKMPWVATDDIAWLAAKELTNPRGRHRVYLEVGSQDVSMNELAVIIGREIGRPVEYRYIETTRKDVEAEFLARFGTAEKWHDDTLSADALNNGIVRFHGENEDRPKLPTTMEMFIGHVWKPRYLDAVRSGNQRETFFMWAARD
- a CDS encoding AraC family transcriptional regulator, translating into MISKSGQSAKRRSCYDDIEPDRWDRPAFAVRLDFSDYEAEVPQHQHKEGQLILALHGAVTCRTENGIWIVPPDRGVWIPGGVPHSNQVTSNACPSYLFVQPDAAKLPQVCCTLSVSPMLREMILRLADVPVNSAPDDHVGRMVRVLLDELAQMPIQGLELPASSHPKIAAITAALMAEPSDRRTLVDWAAHVAMSERSLKRLMVQETGLTFGRWRRQLHLVIALRELASGAAVQRVSSDLGYESPTAFIVMFKKALGKTPTRYFAS